The proteins below are encoded in one region of Phaseolus vulgaris cultivar G19833 chromosome 1, P. vulgaris v2.0, whole genome shotgun sequence:
- the LOC137813479 gene encoding uncharacterized protein At1g21580 isoform X4 has product MDQHHFLHHHHYHHPQDHRTTRYTSLNPQSHHHHHHNNLPPPPPAPPPPLSYHRTLHTPPAPQPYTPSTPQHQQQQQQQQQFSFNHHTTLPHRSLEDDSRSLPYDLLPRRASAIPWNPNPRTDDFDREFHHHHHRPPPPPPPPIETLRYDPGRRERLVVDPYEQNPREALAWGGGDYHAPSQGDVEPSPYVRVYSVECDADVAGRGSRVESKRWVMSDRERERGRELHESSSNLVSKGSNSDKYYHGSDNVGRYSRGNSRECGHEFARTPPKKQVQKKSALLRIQTVKPNHRNREVEQSRYPGYGPEGSNGFFRGKEQYLAHGVKGEEREGSPVEIDISFESNSLVAKAIVAPPSSSVSVPDLNVTPVLDSDLGSGDRNKRISGSDGYCSGLQQPFRVSSVVVVDLNRSPSKGNDRSSLGKEVIVRKNVEDGSSRSRTREADDSRGKNVVPNSVKVGNVCSGKSTMTVVKKKKIVKKVVKKATANSKTSVSNSLPAKRLPGTVKVESAALSSSTASVPDKIGANSDEKRNIVDEVAGPDCLHSLPKEGNVLKEEKEGGLLQLSLGPDSTSQECSRSDKDSDNREVSRFEVERDGNILKFPSCASSSEDKKSDSDCLNANHNVLDNGNIISMHDNSNTSDCLDANNSVPNTYMVTEFLSGSTISEVNHMDYDNKQLCQNEVSLSLGKYSNIQSPLNNNLEDVGDELLKTSDTFSSSRKTRIQDCLQHASALKHISDDGSSNLEDCISVHCSGIMDDAGKQLTHGDVTIHPENCETGKAFPNSNILAGSGEGDSKKIKKKRSRTQLNFLSSEMESLSTDHVNPVSLANNVDGITSLLVKDPSACEVLDQSVENDVDSITGLDGVTALHEKGGVLESQFYAANNSNDDASEVSPSSKRKKVTANPIFTHCQSEISAMIVVTTTSNAEAPVNFNDNQEHQKEVALSSMGVCIPSSAQSMSYSEDITKMSVNILSGGSFDFIDANRETSFSPCEDLAFQNDQFSPLEGECTENITPVVLVSDTQTDVLELGNIMGEKTDLQAVKENYQYKDFVQRSPRADMEPNDLNVKNDLLAQQNLMSCPASGDEVTTSNSNDELIVDAPGALSDIFSQGMASEVPDRRVLELTAINDENICGVEENTSSVQEMKQNGRSDHAFGHNMMIKKTISESSQVSSKVTTQALNSYRFGLSGTKNQSGSVIPKTFPGHSLTFSRSETKSSASSTHVSKPRTWHRTGNPPISLPRINSVGTIPSKRPILERKGNFQNTSYVRKGNSLVRKPTPVSALPQISSVNQSSSLGFDDVSKGTKSESRVDLTNQPMYLRAGATYSQQRQRTPPLPINTKSEENTSSSLVEPPSGGSCENVSDPTSFIEINNNVRNSSEDTLKHYEIPENQPVPLDNGESQVEANNGNPLSLNTKRIVYIKPKTNQLVATSNSCDVSVPADDNGQTAFSDAYYKRRKNQLVRTTFESHNNQTAIVPNGKANSDGQGTSNALCNRRFSKKRLNKVGRSSCKRSRASLVWTLCSKSSSENDRNSRHYQKVLPQLFPWKRATFASSFNSSSVSAISKKLLQLRKRDTVYTRSKHGFSLWKSRVLGVGGCSLKWSKSIEKNSKQANEEATLAVAAVEKKKREQKNAVCISSQSKRERIFRFGSVRYRMDPSRRTLQRISVDESQSSASTSSGLASKSAYIPRRLVIGSDDICRYVRIGNGNQLIRDPKKRTRKLANEKVRWSLHTARQRLARKQYCQFFTRFGKCKKDGGKCPYIHDPSKIAVCTKFLNGLCSTPNCKLTHQVIPERMPDCSYFLQGLCSNSNCPYRHVNVNPNASICEGFLRGYCADGNEVLTNQCRKKHSYVCPTFEATGTCTEGAKCKLHHPKKQRKGKKRKRSGDQNNTRGRYFGSIPADVSESGLMVAPKRHKQSEIEEELSDYISLDVVSEEVADTDDLSFDPAVFCENDSLDDFDELIKPVLLLKRKFTSQSPNSHILEASAGDVGRL; this is encoded by the exons ATGGATCAGCACCACttcctccaccaccaccactacCACCACCCTCAGGACCACCGCACAACCCGCTACACTTCCCTCAACCCTCAATCgcatcaccaccaccaccataaCAACCTCCCTCCGCCGCCGCCCGCTCCGCCGCCGCCTCTCTCCTACCACCGCACCCTCCACACGCCTCCCGCGCCGCAACCCTACACCCCTTCTACACCCCAACACCAAcaacagcagcagcagcaacaacAATTCTCTTTCAACCATCACACAACTCTCCCACACCGCTCCCTCGAAGATGATTCCCGCTCTCTCCCCTACGACCTCCTCCCTCGCCGCGCCTCTGCCATCCCCTGGAACCCTAACCCTAGAACTGACGATTTCGACCGCGAATTTCACCATCACCACCACCGCCCTCCGCCACCACCGCCTCCCCCGATCGAAACCCTACGCTACGACCCCGGGCGCCGTGAGCGCCTCGTGGTGGATCCCTATGAGCAGAATCCCAGGGAGGCACTCGCGTGGGGCGGCGGTGACTACCACGCGCCGAGCCAGGGCGACGTAGAGCCTTCTCCTTACGTGCGCGTGTACAGCGTGGAATGCGATGCTGACGTGGCGGGCAGAGGGTCCCGGGTCGAGAGCAAGAGGTGGGTGATGAGTGATAGAGAGAGGGAGAGGGGAAGAGAGTTGCACGAGTCTTCTTCTAATTTGGTTAGCAAGGGTAGTAACAGTGATAAATATTATCATGGTTCTGATAATGTGGGTAGGTATAGTAGAGGGAATAGTAGGGAGTGTGGTCATGAATTCGCACGCACTCCTCCTAAGAAACAGGTGCAGAAGAAGAGCGCGCTTCTTAGGATTCAGACTGTTAAACCTAATCATAGGAACCGTGAGGTTGAGCAGTCACGGTACCCCGGTTATGGACCTGAAGGTAGCAATGGCTTTTTCAGGGGGAAGGAGCAATATTTGGCTCATGGGGTTAAGGGGGAAGAGAGAGAAGGGAGCCCTGTTGAGATTGATATCTCTTTTGAGTCCAATTCTCTGGTGGCCAAGGCTATTGTTGCGCCGCCTTCGAGTTCAGTGTCTGTTCCTGATTTGAATGTGACGCCGGTTTTGGATTCGGATTTGGGTTCTGGGGATAGGAATAAAAGGATTTCGGGCTCTGATGGCTATTGTTCGGGTTTGCAGCAGCCGTTTAGAGTGTCTTCTGTTGTGGTTGTGGATTTAAATAGGTCGCCTAGTAAAGGGAATGATAGGTCTAGTTTGGGGAAGGAGGTTATTGTGCGGAAGAATGTTGAGGATGGTTCTTCTCGGTCTCGCACCAGGGAGGCTGATGATTCTCGTGGGAAAAATGTGGTGCCAAATTCGGTCAAAGTTGGCAATGTCTGTTCTGGTAAATCGACCATGACGGTtgtcaagaagaagaaaattgttAAGAAAGTGGTGAAGAAAGCGACTGCAAACTCTAAGACATCTGTGTCAAATTCACTGCCGGCAAAAAGGCTTCCTGGAACTGTGAAAGTGGAGAGTGCTGCACTGAGTTCGTCAACTGCCTCTGTTCCTGACAAAATTGGAGCTAATTCAGATGAGAAAAGGAACATTGTTGATGAGGTGGCTGGGCCAGACTGTTTGCACTCTTTGCCAAAGGAAGGAAATGtattgaaagaagaaaaagagggaggtttgctgcagCTGAGTTTGGGGCCAGATTCCACATCGCAAGAGTGTAGTAGGAGTGACAAAGATTCTGATAATAGGGAAGTATCCAGGTTTGAAGTTGAAAGAGATGGAAACATTCTAAAATTTCCATCTTGTGCATCTAGTAGTGAAGATAAGAAGAGTGATTCAGATTGTTTAAATGCAAATCATAATGTCCTTGATAATGGAAATATTATTTCTATGCATGATAATTCAAATACTTCCGATTGTTTAGATGCAAATAATTCTGTTCCAAATACTTACATGGTTACTGAATTCTTAAGTGGAAGCACTATTTCTGAAGTCAATCACATGGATTATGATAATAAGCAATTGTGTCAGAATGAAGTGTCTCTATCACTTGGGAAATATTCAAATATACAGTCCCCACTGAATAACAATCTTGAAGATGTAGGGGATGAACTATTAAAAACCAGTGATACTTTTTCAAGTTCAAGAAAAACTAGGATTCAAGATTGCCTACAACATGCCAGTGCACTGAAGCACATTTCTGATGATGGATCATCTAATTTAGAAGATTGTATTAGTGTTCACTGCTCTGGTATCATGGATGATGCTGGAAAGCAATTGACCCATGGTGATGTCACCATACACCCTGAGAATTGTGAGACAGGAAAAGCATTCCCAAATTCTAATATTTTAGCTGGATCTGGTGAAGGGGACtcaaagaagataaaaaagaaaagatctAGAACACAATTAAATTTTTTGAGTTCAGAGATGGAGTCCTTATCTACAGATCATGTAAATCCTGTTAGCCTTGCAAATAATGTGGATGGAATCACAAGTCTATTGGTGAAAGATCCATCTGCTTGTGAAGTTTTAGATCAATCTGTTGAAAACGATGTTGACTCAATAACTGGTCTGGATGGGGTTACTGCTTTACATGAGAAAGGGGGGGTTTTAGAGTCTCAGTTTTATGCTGCAAATAACAGCAACGATGATGCAAGTGAGGTTTCACCATCTTCTAAAAGGAAAAAAGTGACAGCTAACCCAATTTTCACTCATTGTCAATCGGAAATCAGTGCTATGATTGTAGTTACCACAACGTCTAATGCTGAAGCTCCTGTCAATTTCAATGATAACCAAGAACATCAGAAAGAAGTTGCTTTGTCAAGCATGGGTGTGTGTATTCCGTCTTCTGCTCAGTCAATGTCTTATTCGGAGGATATTACTAAAATGTCTGTCAATATTTTGAGTGGAGGATCTTTTGACTTCATTGATGCAAATAGGGAAACCTCTTTTTCACCATGTGAGGATTTGGCATTTCAAAACGATCAGTTCTCACCATTGGAAGGTGAGTGCACAGAAAACATTACTCCAGTTGTGCTTGTGAGTGATACTCAAACTGATGTTTTAGAACTTGGAAATATAATGGGAGAAAAGACTGATTTACAGGCCGTTAAGGAAAATTACCAATATAAAGACTTTGTGCAAAGGTCACCAAGAGCTGATATGGAACCTAATGATCTCAATGTGAAGAATGATTTGCTTGCTCAGCAGAACCTTATGTCCTGTCCAGCCAGTGGTGACGAAGTCACTACAAGTAATTCGAATGATGAATTGATTGTGGATGCACCTGGTGCATTATCAGATATCTTTTCTCAAGGGATGGCATCTGAAGTACCGGATAGAAGGGTTTTAGAATTGACAGCAATCAATGATGAAAATATCTGTGGGGTTGAAGAAAATACTTCATCAGTACAGGAGATGAAACAGAACGGTAGGTCAGATCATGCATTTGGACATAATATGATGATAAAGAAAACAATTTCAGAATCATCCCAAGTATCTTCCAAAGTTACAACTCAGGCTCTAAATTCATATCGTTTTGGGTTGAGTGGGACCAAAAATCAGTCAGGTAGTGTCATTCCCAAAACTTTTCCAGGTCATTCTCTTACCTTTTCAAGATCGGAGACAAAGTCATCTGCCTCTTCAACTCATGTATCAAAGCCTCGAACTTGGCATCGTACAGGTAATCCCCCTATTTCTCTACCTAGAATCAATTCAGTAGGAACAATTCCTTCCAAAAGACCAATTCTTGAAAGGAAAGGGAACTTTCAAAATACCTCATATGTGCGTAAAGGAAACAGTCTTGTAAGGAAACCTACTCCAGTTTCTGCTCTACCTCAAATCTCCTCTGTTAATCAGTCATCTTCTTTGGGCTTTGATGACGTATCAAAAGGTACTAAATCTGAAAGCAGGGTTGATTTGACAAATCAACCAATGTACCTGAGAGCAGGAGCAACATATTCTCAGCAGAGGCAGAGAACACCTCCACTACCAATTAACACCAAATCCGAGGAAAATACATCTTCCTCACTGGTAGAACCTCCTTCTGGTGGTTCCTGTGAAAATGTATCAGATCCTACGtcatttatagaaattaataataatgtacGGAACTCTTCTGAAGACACACTGAAGCATTATGAAATTCCTGAAAACCAACCTGTTCCATTGGACAACGGGGAGAGTCAAGTTGAAGCAAACAATGGCAATCCTCTTTCTTTGAATACGAAGAGAATAGTATATATAAAGCCCAAAACGAATCAATTGGTTGCAACATCAAATTCTTGTGATGTTTCTGTCCCCGCTGATGACAATGGTCAAACTGCCTTCTCTGATGCCTACTACAAGAGAAGAAAAAATCAATTGGTTAGGACTACATTTGAAAGCCACAACAACCAGACTGCTATAGTGCCTAATGGCAAGGCAAATTCTGATGGACAAGGAACTAGTAATGCTCTTTGCAATAGGAGGTTTAGTAAGAAGCGGTTAAATAAGG TTGGCAGGAGTTCATGCAAACGTTCAAGAGCCTCACTAGTGTGGACACTCTGTAGCAAAAGTTCTTCTGAAAATGACAGGAACTCACGGCATTATCAAAAGGTTTTGCCTCAATTGTTTCCATGGAAAAGAGCAACATTTGCTTCAAGTTTCAATAGCAGTTCCGTATCTGCAATCAG CAAAAAATTGCTTCAATTGAGAAAGAGGGATACTGTTTACACTAGGTCAAAACATGGGTTTTCACTTTGGAAATCCAGAGTTTTAGGTGTTGGCGGGTGTAGTTTAAAATGGTCCAAATCCATTGAGAAGAACTCAAAGCAAGCTAATGAG GAAGCTACACTTGCTGTTGCCGCAgtagagaagaagaagagagagcaGAAAAATGCGGTTTGCATCAGTTCTCAGTCAAAGA GAGAGCGTATATTTCGTTTTGGCTCAGTTCGTTACAGAATGGATCCCTCCAGGAGGACACTTCAGAGGATTTCAG TCGATGAATCCCAGTCCTCGGCATCTACCAGTTCAGGTTTGGCTTCCAAAAGTGCTTACATTCCAAGGAGATTAGTGATTGGAAGTGATGA CATTTGCAGATACGTACGAATTGGAAATGGTAACCAGCTTATCAGAGACCCAAAAAAACGAACTCGAAAATTGGCAAATGAAAAAGTTAGATGGAGCTTGCACACTGCCAGACAGCGGTTGGCTCGAAAGCAGTATTGTCAGTTTTTTACCAGATTTGGGAAATGTAAAAAGGATGGAGGGAAGTGTCCTTATATTCATGATCCTTCAAAAATTGCTGTCTGTACTAAGTTCCTGAATGGTTTATGTTCTACTCCCAACTGCAAATTAACGCACCAG GTTATTCCAGAGAGAATGCCAGATTGTTCTTATTTTTTGCAAG GCTTATGCTCAAACAGTAATTGTCCATATAGACATGTCAATGTGAACCCCAATGCATCTATTTGTGAAGGATTTCTCAGGGGTTATTGTGCTGATGGGAATGAGGTATTAACCAATCAA TGTCGGAAGAAGCACAGCTATGTGTGTCCTACTTTTGAAGCAACAGGTACCTGTACTGAAGGAGCCAAATGCAAACTTCATCACCCaaaaaaacagaggaagggaaagaaaaggaagagatCTGGAGATCAGAACAACACTAGAGGGCGCTATTTTGGTTCTATTCCTGCTGATGTTTCTGAATCTGGGTTGATGGTGGCTCCAAAGCGACATAAACAAAGTGAAATTGAAGAGGAATTGTCTGATTACATCAGCCTTGATGTTGTCAGTGAAGAAGTCGCAGACACTGATGATCTATCATTTGATCCAGCAGTGTTCTGCGAGAATGATTCCTTGGATGATTTTGATGAACTTATTAAACCAGTTCTTCtattgaaaagaaagttcacaTCACAATCACCTAACTCCCATATCCTCGAAGCAAGTGCCGGAGACGTCGGTCGTTTGTAA